From Rubrivirga sp. SAORIC476, a single genomic window includes:
- the trmD gene encoding tRNA (guanosine(37)-N1)-methyltransferase TrmD produces the protein MIRFDLVTALPDLVRSPLEHSILKRAQDKGLVEVAVHDLRDWAPGKHRQIDDIPYGGMGGMVLKPEPLFACVEALTEAHGPYDEVIFLTPDGETLDQPMANQLSLTGRLLLIAGHYKNIDQRVRDVLVTREISVGDFVLSGGELPALILIDAIARLVPGVLGDAGSALSDSFQDGLLDAPSYTRPASFRGLDVPDVLRSGDHGAILAWREEQRLDRTRTRRPDLLPDADAAGEESP, from the coding sequence ATGATCCGATTCGACCTCGTCACCGCGCTGCCCGACCTCGTCCGGAGTCCGCTGGAGCACTCCATCTTGAAGCGGGCCCAGGACAAGGGGCTCGTCGAGGTGGCGGTCCACGACCTCCGCGACTGGGCGCCGGGCAAGCATCGGCAGATCGACGACATCCCGTACGGCGGGATGGGGGGGATGGTGCTCAAGCCCGAGCCGCTGTTCGCCTGCGTCGAGGCGCTGACCGAAGCGCACGGCCCGTACGACGAGGTCATCTTCCTGACCCCCGACGGCGAGACGCTGGATCAGCCGATGGCCAACCAGCTGTCGCTGACCGGTCGGCTACTGCTGATCGCCGGTCACTACAAGAACATCGACCAGCGGGTCCGCGACGTGCTCGTCACGCGCGAGATCTCCGTCGGCGACTTCGTGCTGTCCGGCGGCGAACTCCCGGCGCTGATCCTGATCGACGCGATCGCGCGGCTGGTGCCGGGCGTGCTCGGCGACGCGGGCTCGGCGCTCAGCGACTCGTTCCAGGACGGCCTGCTGGACGCGCCCAGCTACACGCGCCCGGCGTCGTTCCGCGGCCTCGACGTGCCCGACGTGCTTCGCTCGGGCGACCACGGGGCCATTCTGGCGTGGCGCGAGGAGCAGCGGCTCGACCGCACCCGCACCCGCCGACCCGACCTCCTGCCCGACGCGGACGCGGCGGGCGAAGAATCCCCGTAG